One region of Streptomyces davaonensis JCM 4913 genomic DNA includes:
- a CDS encoding prepilin peptidase, with product MTDLLLVLAAALWGAAAGAFLPRAAYRFSAPAGEPWRDNCPEGHPVRGWLGRAHCTTCARSYGLGVVPLSLATAAVCAALAAATGTRPELGVWLLLAPLGVLLAVVDFRVQRLPDPLTLPLAGAALVLLGVVALVPEHAGEWTTALYGALALGGGYLVLFLINPAGMGFGDVKLALGTGAVLGWYGWSTLMLGTFAGFLLGALYGGALVVVRRAGRKTSIPFGPFLIAGAFLGLLIGAYTA from the coding sequence ATGACCGACCTGCTCCTCGTACTCGCCGCCGCACTGTGGGGTGCGGCGGCGGGCGCGTTCCTGCCCCGGGCCGCCTACCGCTTCTCCGCCCCGGCGGGCGAGCCCTGGCGCGACAACTGCCCGGAGGGGCATCCGGTACGGGGCTGGCTCGGGCGCGCGCACTGCACCACCTGCGCACGGTCCTACGGCCTTGGCGTCGTCCCCCTCTCCCTCGCCACCGCCGCCGTCTGCGCCGCCCTCGCCGCCGCCACCGGCACCCGCCCCGAACTGGGCGTATGGCTGCTGCTCGCCCCCCTCGGCGTACTGCTCGCGGTGGTCGACTTCCGCGTCCAGCGCCTGCCGGACCCGCTGACCCTGCCGCTCGCGGGGGCCGCCCTCGTCCTGCTCGGCGTGGTCGCCCTGGTCCCGGAGCACGCGGGGGAGTGGACCACCGCCCTCTACGGCGCCCTCGCCCTCGGCGGCGGATATCTCGTCCTCTTCCTCATCAACCCCGCCGGCATGGGCTTCGGCGACGTCAAGCTCGCCCTCGGCACGGGCGCGGTCCTCGGCTGGTACGGCTGGTCCACGCTGATGCTCGGCACCTTTGCCGGGTTCCTGCTCGGGGCGCTGTACGGCGGTGCCCTGGTCGTTGTACGGAGGGCGGGACGCAAGACGTCGATCCCCTTCGGGCCCTTCCTGATCGCCGGGGCCTTCCTCGGACTGCTGATCGGGGCCTACACGGCCTGA